The window TGGCGGAGGAAGGTTTCATGATAGAGGGCATCGATTCCGATGCGGAAATGCTCCGCAGAGCCCGTTCCAAAATCCGGCAGGGAAGTCTCGTCGCCTTTGCCCATAAGGACATGAGGGAGGTCTCATCCTTATCCTGCCCCGCAACATTTGACGCAGTCCTCTGTTTCGGCAATACCCTCGTTCATCTCGACAGCTCTCGGGATATAGAGGATTTTTTCGGGCAGACAAAAACCGTTCTGAAAGAAAATGCTCCTTTCCTCTTTCAGATACTCAACTATGACCACATACTCGACCACGACATCCGGGAACTCCCCCTCATAGAAGATGAAGAGATAAAATTCGAGCGCCGGTACGAATTTAAAGGTTCGGAAAACCGGATTGCCTTCAGGACCTTGCTCACCGTCAAGAAAAGGGGAAAGAAGATTGCCAACGAGATCCTCCTCTACCCCATAAGAAGGCAAGAGCTCGAGGAAGGATTGAGGAAACAGGGATTCACCGACATCGTCTTTTACGGTGATTTTGAAAAAGGAGAATTGAAGACCCAAAGCCTTCCTCT is drawn from Syntrophorhabdaceae bacterium and contains these coding sequences:
- a CDS encoding methyltransferase domain-containing protein → MVTKEEKAMSFYEEIADFYDLIFPLNRAQIGFVKASVEPPYNEKRILDIGCGTGDLALALAEEGFMIEGIDSDAEMLRRARSKIRQGSLVAFAHKDMREVSSLSCPATFDAVLCFGNTLVHLDSSRDIEDFFGQTKTVLKENAPFLFQILNYDHILDHDIRELPLIEDEEIKFERRYEFKGSENRIAFRTLLTVKKRGKKIANEILLYPIRRQELEEGLRKQGFTDIVFYGDFEKGELKTQSLPLVGEAR